The Syntrophotalea acetylenivorans genome contains the following window.
CCGAATACGCCGATCAAGTCTGGCGTGAGTTAAGGAATGCTGGGGTTCGGGTCGAAAAAGATCTGCGCAACGAAAAGCTGGGTTTCAAGATTCGAGAAGCTCAGATGGCTAAGATTCCTTATATGTTGGTTGTCGGTGATAGCGAGATGGAGAGCGGAACTGTCGCTCCCCGATACCGTACGGGCAAGAGTCTTGACGCCATGTCGGTCGCTGACTTTGTCCAGCATGTGCAGGACGAGTGCAGTCAATATAATTAGGAGGTGCTACCATAGCTAAGCAAGAGACACGCATAAACCGCGACATTCGTGCCCGGCAGGTTCGGGTCGTTGATGACGAAGGGGAGTTGCTCGGTATTTTGACCGTGCCTGAAGCCCTGGCTGCCGCCGAAGAGCGTGGCCTCGACCTGGTTGAGGTTTCGCCTAATGCCGATCCGCCTGTATGTCGGATCATGGACTACGGCAAGTACAAGTATCAGGCCAGTAAAAGGGCGGCTGAGGCAAAGAAAAAGTCTGCCAAGGTTGAGGTCAAAGAAGTCAAAATGCGCCCCAAGACCGAGGAACACGACTTTCAAGTCAAATTGCGCAATGCTCGTCGTTTTCTTGATGACGGAAACCGCGTCAAAGTGACGGTTATGTTTCGAGGACGGGAAGTAACACATCCCGAGTTCGGCCGCCGGTTGATGGAAAAGCTTGCCGAGCAGGTATCGGACATCGCACAGGTGGAAATGACCCCACGGATGGCCGGTCGCTTTATGACTATGGTTGTGGCACCAAAAAAATAAACGATAAACGGTTTTTGTCCTTACCGTAATGCGCGGTAGCAGGCAGACTTGTTAGGCCGTTGTCGATAGCAAACGATCAAGGAGAAATTTCTCATGCCCAAAATTAAAACCAATCGCGGCGCTGCCAAGCGTTTTCGCAAAACCGGTACTGGTAAGATTCGTCGCAATAAGGCTTTTACCAGCCA
Protein-coding sequences here:
- the infC gene encoding translation initiation factor IF-3, coding for MAKQETRINRDIRARQVRVVDDEGELLGILTVPEALAAAEERGLDLVEVSPNADPPVCRIMDYGKYKYQASKRAAEAKKKSAKVEVKEVKMRPKTEEHDFQVKLRNARRFLDDGNRVKVTVMFRGREVTHPEFGRRLMEKLAEQVSDIAQVEMTPRMAGRFMTMVVAPKK